One genomic segment of Pseudomonadota bacterium includes these proteins:
- a CDS encoding class I SAM-dependent methyltransferase, with translation MATTAIELSARAQRLQNACEPRDQITPVDSAVGVGTARKGARQRLWAFATGVVRNRPRVRSLIDVARFLARSTGGDVCNCTLCGKTGRFLPMGSPPRNNAGCPGCASMERHRLFGLYLQQHPEVVAGKLVLHFAPERPVASAVRAARPELYRTADIEVGRADLQLSLEKIGLPDESVDVVIASHILEHVDDKLALSELRRILSPGGKAIVMVPIVEGWDETYENDAVKTNAERARHFGQEDHVRVYGRDLRERIAASGLTLTEFTASAQDCLNHGIQRGEKIFIASKPA, from the coding sequence TTGGCGACCACGGCAATCGAATTGAGCGCGCGCGCGCAGCGCCTGCAGAATGCATGCGAGCCGCGGGACCAGATCACTCCGGTCGATTCTGCGGTAGGTGTCGGGACGGCGCGCAAGGGCGCCCGCCAGCGCCTCTGGGCGTTTGCCACCGGTGTGGTCCGCAATCGTCCGCGAGTCCGGTCTCTCATCGACGTCGCGCGTTTCCTGGCGCGCTCGACCGGCGGCGATGTCTGCAACTGCACCCTGTGCGGCAAGACCGGCAGATTTCTTCCCATGGGATCGCCACCACGCAACAACGCGGGTTGCCCCGGTTGCGCCTCGATGGAGCGCCACCGCTTGTTCGGTCTCTATCTACAACAGCACCCCGAAGTCGTCGCCGGCAAACTGGTGCTCCATTTCGCGCCGGAACGGCCGGTCGCCAGCGCGGTGCGCGCAGCCCGGCCCGAGCTCTACCGCACGGCGGATATCGAAGTGGGGCGCGCGGACTTGCAATTGTCGCTGGAAAAGATCGGCCTTCCCGACGAAAGCGTCGACGTCGTCATCGCGAGCCACATCCTCGAACACGTCGACGACAAGCTGGCGCTGTCCGAACTGCGCCGCATCCTGTCGCCGGGCGGAAAAGCCATCGTCATGGTGCCGATCGTCGAAGGTTGGGACGAGACCTATGAGAATGACGCGGTGAAAACCAACGCGGAGCGCGCGCGTCACTTCGGCCAGGAAGATCATGTCCGGGTCTACGGCCGCGACTTGCGGGAACGCATCGCGGCGTCCGGCCTGACGCTGACGGAGTTCACCGCGTCCGCGCAGGACTGCCTCAACCACGGCATCCAGCGGGGTGAGAAAATATTCATCGCGAGCAAACCTGCCTAG
- a CDS encoding HDOD domain-containing protein: MSATLAVLIGGILLGIVGVVIWVRATREKPAKPDPIAATTGANRSLTGTRPIGGIAAFDWDEALRRFVAYALDDAPREALSKTPDPAHAPVFKAVQQILEKIEARPEYIPRRPSLLPKLLSTVNDADATMAEMSRIIAQDPALTGNLLRIANSPIYRTNNLPIESIDRAVTVVGVQGIRSIIATALLQPLMAAGAGSFSKFPELVWEHTLYAATTAETHATQIENAEPFVSQLVGLLYGLSAIVVFRIVRDQFAAQPQLTPDPGSVARLLETWVAPTAGRIAASWELSQRVQYALESQTLAAELQMENSLGRSLKFGRVAASVIVLCRVGRLTEAEARAIVVSGENRRSQVEKLWERFATAYLKPRE; encoded by the coding sequence ATGAGCGCAACGCTTGCAGTCCTGATCGGTGGAATTCTGTTGGGAATCGTCGGCGTGGTGATCTGGGTGCGAGCGACGCGCGAGAAACCCGCAAAACCCGACCCGATCGCAGCCACGACGGGCGCGAACCGCTCTCTGACCGGCACGCGGCCCATCGGCGGCATCGCGGCCTTCGACTGGGACGAGGCATTGCGGCGCTTCGTCGCATACGCGCTCGACGACGCGCCGCGCGAAGCGCTGAGCAAGACGCCGGATCCCGCGCATGCGCCGGTCTTCAAGGCCGTGCAGCAGATTCTCGAGAAGATCGAAGCACGGCCCGAATACATCCCGCGCCGTCCGTCGCTGCTGCCAAAGCTGCTCTCGACCGTGAACGACGCCGATGCGACCATGGCCGAGATGTCCCGCATCATCGCGCAGGATCCGGCGCTCACCGGCAACCTGCTGCGCATCGCGAACAGCCCGATCTATCGCACCAACAACCTGCCCATCGAGAGTATCGATCGCGCCGTGACCGTGGTCGGAGTGCAGGGCATCCGCTCGATCATCGCCACCGCGTTGCTGCAGCCTTTGATGGCCGCGGGCGCCGGCAGCTTCAGCAAATTTCCCGAGCTCGTCTGGGAACACACGTTGTATGCGGCAACCACCGCGGAAACTCACGCGACACAAATCGAGAACGCCGAGCCGTTCGTCTCGCAGCTGGTCGGCTTGTTATACGGACTCTCCGCCATCGTCGTGTTCCGCATCGTGCGCGATCAATTTGCCGCGCAACCGCAGCTGACTCCGGATCCGGGCAGCGTCGCGCGCCTGCTCGAAACCTGGGTCGCTCCGACCGCGGGACGTATTGCCGCCAGCTGGGAGCTGTCGCAACGCGTGCAATACGCGCTCGAGAGTCAGACGCTCGCCGCCGAGCTCCAGATGGAAAATTCGCTGGGCCGCTCGCTCAAATTTGGCCGCGTCGCCGCCTCGGTGATCGTCCTGTGCCGCGTGGGACGCCTGACCGAGGCGGAGGCCCGCGCGATCGTCGTGTCGGGCGAGAACCGCCGCTCCCAGGTTGAGAAGCTGTGGGAACGTTTTGCCACGGCTTACCTCAAGCCCAGGGAATGA
- a CDS encoding L,D-transpeptidase family protein → MASLGVELPIADRVLVRKSERRLYLMRGNDVLRAYRVALGLNPAGAKERAGDFRTPEGSYRLSRRNTRSDYFLSIQVSYPNDQDTKRARSNGWQPGGSIMIHGLPNDPRHAPDYYATQDWTDGCIAVTNADMVEIWMMTSDNVRIDIQP, encoded by the coding sequence ATGGCCTCGCTGGGCGTCGAATTGCCCATTGCCGATCGCGTGCTGGTGCGCAAATCCGAGCGCCGGCTCTATCTCATGCGCGGCAACGACGTGCTGCGCGCCTACCGCGTCGCGCTCGGCCTCAACCCGGCGGGCGCGAAAGAACGCGCCGGCGATTTCCGCACTCCGGAAGGCAGCTACCGTCTGTCGCGGCGAAACACGCGCAGCGACTATTTCCTCTCGATCCAGGTTTCGTACCCCAACGATCAGGACACGAAACGCGCGCGCAGCAATGGCTGGCAGCCCGGCGGATCGATCATGATCCATGGCCTGCCGAACGATCCGCGCCACGCACCCGACTACTACGCCACGCAGGACTGGACCGATGGCTGCATCGCCGTCACCAACGCCGACATGGTGGAGATCTGGATGATGACCTCGGACAACGTGCGCATCGATATCCAGCCCTGA
- a CDS encoding GNAT family N-acetyltransferase yields the protein MATRPEFESPRLTLRRLEFSDAPFVVELLNQPSFIKNIGDRGVRSIEDAYGYLRTGPMAMYERLGLGLLHVSRKSDGAAIGMCGLLQRDILPDVDLGYAFLPAYWGGGFAFEAAQATLRHGARELGLKRVIGVVLPGNEPSIRVLEKLGMRFERMYPMYPDEPEVRLYGIDLGGQRAVSGE from the coding sequence TTGGCGACCCGTCCTGAGTTCGAATCGCCGCGCCTGACGCTGCGCCGCCTGGAGTTTTCAGACGCGCCGTTCGTCGTCGAGCTGCTGAACCAGCCGTCGTTCATCAAGAACATCGGCGATCGTGGTGTGCGTTCCATCGAGGATGCGTACGGGTACCTGCGCACCGGTCCGATGGCGATGTATGAGCGGCTCGGCCTGGGGCTCCTGCATGTCTCGCGCAAGTCGGATGGTGCCGCGATCGGCATGTGCGGGCTGCTCCAGCGCGACATCCTGCCGGACGTGGATCTCGGGTACGCCTTCCTGCCCGCTTACTGGGGCGGGGGATTTGCCTTCGAGGCGGCGCAGGCCACGCTGCGGCACGGTGCGCGGGAATTGGGCCTCAAACGCGTCATTGGCGTCGTTTTACCGGGCAATGAGCCCTCGATCCGCGTGCTCGAGAAGTTAGGCATGCGGTTCGAACGCATGTATCCCATGTACCCCGACGAGCCCGAGGTGCGGCTGTATGGAATAGACCTGGGTGGGCAGCGGGCCGTCAGCGGCGAGTGA
- the ppnN gene encoding nucleotide 5'-monophosphate nucleosidase PpnN, with product METSIVIPDFVDARIGPRGSLENLSQAEIEKLLDSRAGGLYQLFRKCALAVMNSGSESDNAKEIFDRYKDFEVELVRQAWGIKLEMKNAPGQAFVDGEMIRGIKEHVFAVLRDVIFISNEIIESGRFDLEQPAAITNAVFHILRNARILDYKSKPNLVVCWGGHSIGTEEYQYTKKVGYELGLRGMDVCTGCGPGAMKGPMKGATIGHAKQRIVGGRYIGLTEPGIIAAEPPNPIVNQLVIMPDIEKRLEAFVRLSHGIVVFPGGVGTAEEILYLLGVLLDPANAGQTLKVVLTGPRSTADYFVQIKQFIEQTLGKKAAELLHVIVDDPAEVARYMVAAMEEVRDARRTHSDSYNFNWLLKIPPAFQHPFEVTHESMRGLRLYRDQPAHELAADLRRAFSGIVTGNVKENGVRAIEKLGPYELTGDASVMKLLDELLTAFVAQKRMKLPGSAYKPCYRLVA from the coding sequence TTGGAAACCAGCATCGTCATTCCCGATTTCGTGGATGCGCGCATCGGACCGCGGGGCAGCCTGGAGAACCTCTCCCAGGCGGAAATTGAAAAACTCCTCGATTCACGCGCCGGCGGCCTCTACCAGCTGTTCCGCAAGTGCGCGCTGGCGGTCATGAACTCCGGCTCCGAGAGCGACAACGCCAAGGAGATCTTCGACCGCTACAAGGACTTCGAAGTCGAACTGGTGCGCCAGGCCTGGGGCATCAAGCTCGAGATGAAGAACGCGCCCGGCCAGGCGTTCGTCGACGGCGAGATGATCCGCGGCATCAAGGAACACGTGTTCGCGGTGCTGCGCGACGTCATCTTCATCTCCAACGAGATCATCGAAAGCGGCCGGTTCGACCTCGAACAGCCCGCGGCGATCACGAACGCGGTGTTCCACATCCTGCGCAATGCGCGGATCCTCGACTATAAATCCAAGCCGAATCTGGTCGTGTGCTGGGGCGGGCATTCCATCGGCACCGAGGAGTACCAGTACACCAAAAAGGTCGGCTACGAGCTCGGCCTGCGCGGCATGGATGTCTGCACGGGCTGCGGCCCGGGTGCGATGAAGGGCCCCATGAAGGGCGCCACCATCGGCCACGCCAAGCAGCGCATCGTCGGTGGGCGTTATATCGGTTTGACGGAGCCCGGCATCATCGCCGCCGAGCCGCCGAATCCGATCGTGAACCAGCTGGTGATCATGCCGGACATCGAAAAACGTCTCGAAGCGTTCGTGCGCCTGTCGCATGGCATCGTGGTGTTCCCGGGAGGCGTTGGAACGGCCGAGGAAATCCTCTACTTGCTGGGTGTGCTGCTGGATCCGGCCAATGCCGGCCAGACGCTGAAAGTCGTACTCACGGGACCCAGGTCGACGGCGGACTACTTCGTCCAGATCAAGCAATTCATCGAGCAAACCCTCGGGAAAAAGGCCGCCGAGCTGCTGCATGTGATCGTCGACGACCCGGCCGAGGTGGCGCGTTACATGGTCGCGGCGATGGAAGAAGTGCGGGACGCCCGCCGCACCCATAGCGACTCCTACAATTTCAACTGGCTGCTCAAGATCCCGCCGGCCTTTCAGCATCCGTTCGAAGTGACGCACGAATCCATGCGCGGCCTGCGTCTGTACCGCGACCAGCCGGCGCATGAGCTCGCGGCCGACCTGCGGCGCGCGTTCTCCGGCATCGTCACCGGCAACGTGAAGGAAAACGGCGTACGCGCGATAGAAAAGTTAGGTCCGTACGAGCTGACCGGCGACGCCTCGGTCATGAAACTGCTCGACGAGCTGCTCACGGCGTTTGTGGCGCAAAAGCGCATGAAGCTTCCGGGCAGCGCGTACAAGCCGTGTTACCGGCTCGTGGCCTGA
- a CDS encoding helix-turn-helix transcriptional regulator produces MTTTPQIRLRSFDLENLAQAVGRVYCPHKTQFKRTRGAVPGVFGIRQPGLQPVVDLRYGARAKVDAGEFPRLMLMRTCIEGGGVATQQGVTVALRPGETLPMSADLRTHVELDAHFAQRSVKLDIDRVEEHCARILNRPLDRGLRFELRPFSPSLEKAWTEAVGLVVRYANMNLVLPAASAASLDEFMISLVLNQHRHNYTDEFDARPRVLPPRLIREAEQLMRTASSQLTVSRIAAHLGVSLRSLEAGFREHRRTTPLRHLRSIRLDKVREMLLSPRPSTTVTSAALECGFVHLSRFSGYYRGAFGESPAQTLRRHRDSGAR; encoded by the coding sequence ACAAGACGCAATTCAAACGTACGAGAGGCGCCGTCCCGGGCGTCTTCGGCATCCGCCAGCCCGGACTGCAGCCCGTGGTCGATCTGCGGTACGGCGCACGCGCAAAGGTCGACGCAGGTGAGTTTCCGCGCTTGATGCTGATGCGGACCTGCATCGAAGGGGGAGGAGTCGCCACCCAGCAGGGCGTGACCGTCGCACTCCGCCCGGGTGAGACGCTGCCGATGTCCGCGGATCTGCGGACACACGTGGAGCTCGATGCACACTTCGCTCAACGCTCGGTGAAACTCGACATCGATCGGGTCGAAGAGCACTGCGCCCGCATCCTCAATCGCCCGCTCGACCGCGGACTGCGTTTCGAGTTGCGGCCGTTTTCACCGTCGCTGGAAAAGGCCTGGACCGAAGCGGTCGGGCTGGTCGTCAGATACGCGAACATGAATCTGGTTTTGCCGGCAGCGTCGGCGGCCAGCCTCGACGAATTCATGATTTCCCTCGTGCTGAATCAGCACCGGCACAACTACACGGACGAATTCGACGCGCGACCGCGGGTGTTGCCGCCGCGCCTGATCCGTGAGGCCGAGCAGCTGATGAGGACTGCCTCCAGCCAGCTGACCGTGAGCCGGATCGCGGCACACCTGGGTGTGAGCCTTCGCAGTCTCGAAGCCGGGTTTCGGGAACATCGCCGCACGACACCGCTGCGACATTTGCGCTCGATCCGGCTCGACAAAGTGCGCGAAATGCTGCTCTCGCCGCGCCCATCGACCACGGTTACCTCCGCTGCGCTCGAGTGCGGGTTCGTGCACCTGTCGAGATTCAGTGGCTACTACAGAGGGGCTTTTGGAGAGTCGCCCGCGCAGACGCTTCGCAGGCACCGCGATTCGGGCGCGCGATAA
- a CDS encoding LysM peptidoglycan-binding domain-containing protein, whose amino-acid sequence MSPTVLHRVRRLRRVAAKFLVLMLCAPILVRAESIPRPEGIQPDVNFWIRVYTEVTTNEGFLHDERNLAVVYDTIKFGAGTSPRDRQRLVDERRDRHIASLRRIVAALGTDGGRDALSDEDKRLLALWGPSTSVILLKEAMQRIRFQLGQADRFKEGLIRSSSWETHIAETFANQGLPPELAVLPHVESSFNAAAYSKVGAAGLWQFMRSTGRRYMRVDDAVDERLDPYRSTEAAAQLLAYNYRVLGSWPLALTAYNHGAAGMRRAKETVGSDDFVKINRTYNSRTFGFASRNFFPSFLAALTIDENPEKYFGALERRPEQKFREVAMPAYVRLSTLERTLGLDREQLRVLNPAWRPGIFNGTRLVPRGYRLRLPADTAEKWTADMLSARLPANELYAGQVTPRTHRVRKGETMAAIAQRYGMTTERLAQINGISAGAALRAGRRLELPEQLPRVLSAAASPPAAASAAVAAASPSPGNATAASAPADDFYVVRRGDSLQLIAGRVRVPEAQLLKMNSLKNPDFLYEGQRLRIAGEAPTRVTAATEAETEVKVAAIDAARGEAQREGAAVEVVREETTRPIGTGEPTRGRARSAAAVAMAAATTPEVATAVAQAAESAREPVSASQAEALSPALGPVGISQGLADSIDYQVRDDGSIRVEATETLGQYADWLQIATQKLRTLNKLKARQPVLLGQKLKLDYSRVSREAFEQLRRDYHAKLQGEFFVTHRIAGTEVYIVRRGDSLWTMTQKFSNLPIWLLRQYNPDTDLSDLRAGTQVVMPKIEVVAGS is encoded by the coding sequence ATGAGCCCGACAGTTCTCCATCGCGTTCGCCGCCTGCGACGGGTAGCCGCCAAATTCCTGGTCCTGATGCTCTGCGCGCCCATTTTGGTCCGCGCCGAGTCGATCCCCCGACCGGAGGGTATCCAGCCCGACGTCAACTTCTGGATCCGGGTCTACACCGAGGTCACGACCAACGAAGGGTTCCTGCACGACGAACGCAATCTCGCCGTCGTGTACGACACGATCAAGTTCGGCGCCGGCACCTCACCGCGCGATCGCCAGCGTCTCGTGGACGAGCGGCGCGACCGGCACATCGCGAGTCTTCGCCGGATCGTCGCGGCGCTGGGCACCGACGGCGGGCGCGATGCGCTCTCCGACGAAGACAAACGTCTGCTCGCGCTCTGGGGACCGAGCACCAGCGTCATCCTTCTCAAGGAGGCGATGCAGCGCATCCGCTTCCAGCTCGGGCAAGCGGACCGCTTCAAGGAAGGTCTGATCAGGTCCTCGAGCTGGGAAACACACATCGCCGAGACGTTTGCGAACCAGGGATTGCCGCCGGAGCTGGCGGTGCTGCCGCACGTCGAGTCGTCGTTCAACGCGGCGGCCTATTCCAAGGTCGGCGCCGCAGGGTTGTGGCAGTTCATGCGTTCCACCGGCCGGCGCTACATGCGCGTCGACGATGCCGTCGATGAGCGTCTCGATCCGTACCGTTCGACCGAGGCCGCGGCCCAACTACTCGCCTATAACTACCGCGTGCTCGGCAGCTGGCCGCTCGCCCTGACCGCGTACAACCACGGCGCGGCCGGCATGCGCCGCGCGAAGGAAACCGTCGGCAGCGACGATTTCGTGAAGATCAATCGCACCTATAACAGCCGGACATTCGGTTTCGCGTCGCGCAACTTCTTCCCGTCGTTCCTGGCCGCGCTGACCATCGATGAGAATCCGGAGAAATATTTCGGCGCGCTCGAACGGCGGCCGGAGCAGAAATTCCGCGAGGTCGCCATGCCGGCGTACGTGCGGCTGTCGACGCTGGAACGCACGCTGGGACTCGATCGCGAACAGCTGCGCGTGCTCAACCCGGCGTGGCGCCCTGGCATTTTCAACGGCACGCGGCTGGTGCCGCGTGGTTATCGGCTGCGCCTGCCGGCGGACACCGCCGAGAAGTGGACCGCGGACATGCTGAGCGCGCGCCTGCCGGCCAATGAGTTGTATGCCGGGCAGGTGACGCCGCGCACGCACCGTGTCCGCAAGGGCGAGACGATGGCGGCCATCGCGCAGCGATACGGCATGACGACGGAACGCCTCGCGCAGATCAACGGCATTTCGGCCGGCGCCGCGTTGCGCGCGGGACGCCGTCTGGAATTGCCCGAACAATTGCCGCGCGTGCTGAGTGCCGCCGCATCGCCGCCGGCCGCGGCGAGCGCCGCCGTGGCCGCTGCGTCACCGTCGCCCGGCAATGCGACCGCGGCATCGGCGCCGGCGGACGATTTCTACGTCGTACGTCGCGGTGATTCGCTGCAACTGATCGCAGGACGGGTACGCGTGCCCGAGGCGCAGCTGTTGAAGATGAATTCGCTCAAGAACCCGGATTTTCTCTACGAGGGGCAGCGCCTGCGCATCGCCGGTGAGGCGCCGACGCGGGTGACCGCCGCGACGGAGGCCGAGACCGAAGTCAAAGTTGCGGCGATCGACGCGGCGCGCGGCGAAGCGCAGCGCGAAGGCGCCGCCGTCGAGGTGGTGCGCGAGGAGACCACGCGGCCCATCGGCACCGGCGAACCGACGCGCGGACGTGCGCGTTCCGCGGCGGCCGTGGCCATGGCCGCGGCAACTACGCCCGAAGTCGCGACCGCAGTAGCGCAGGCGGCCGAGAGCGCCCGCGAGCCGGTGTCCGCGAGCCAGGCAGAAGCGCTGAGTCCCGCGCTCGGACCGGTGGGCATATCGCAGGGCTTGGCCGATTCGATCGACTACCAGGTCCGCGACGACGGCTCGATCCGCGTGGAGGCGACCGAGACGCTGGGGCAATACGCCGACTGGCTGCAGATCGCGACGCAGAAGCTGCGTACGCTGAACAAGCTCAAGGCCAGGCAGCCTGTGTTGCTCGGGCAGAAACTCAAGCTCGATTACTCGCGTGTTTCGCGCGAGGCGTTCGAACAGCTGCGCCGCGACTATCACGCCAAGCTGCAGGGCGAGTTCTTCGTCACGCATCGCATCGCCGGCACCGAGGTGTACATCGTGCGGCGTGGCGATTCGTTGTGGACCATGACGCAGAAGTTCAGCAACCTGCCGATCTGGCTGCTGCGGCAATACAACCCGGATACGGATCTGTCCGACCTGCGCGCCGGTACGCAGGTGGTGATGCCGAAGATCGAAGTCGTGGCAGGTAGCTAG
- a CDS encoding DUF6445 family protein — MDIHRDITIRSRTIGNERAPLLVIDNLLADADELVHIATQEKFTAQSRYYPGIRTAAPQAYQDLLAARLADTLAQHFDLAGGRVVFSLCHFSLVTTPPGQLEIPQRIPHVDSLSRGGLASIHYLFKQPFGGTAFYRHRKTGFEYIDESRNETYLRSLRDENLRPQIAGPGYINGDTALFEQVAREDGVFNRMLVYRRNSLHSGCIDERFVPDPDPRTGRLSINSFLDLVS; from the coding sequence GTGGATATTCACCGCGACATCACCATCCGCTCCCGCACGATCGGCAACGAACGCGCGCCGCTGCTCGTGATCGACAATCTCCTCGCCGATGCCGATGAACTGGTGCACATCGCCACGCAGGAAAAATTCACCGCCCAATCGCGTTATTACCCCGGCATCCGCACCGCCGCTCCACAGGCCTACCAGGATCTGCTGGCGGCGCGGTTGGCGGACACGCTCGCCCAACATTTCGATCTTGCCGGCGGCCGCGTGGTTTTTTCACTCTGTCACTTCTCGCTGGTCACCACGCCGCCCGGGCAGCTCGAGATTCCGCAGCGCATTCCGCATGTCGATTCCCTCTCGCGCGGCGGCCTCGCATCGATCCACTATCTATTCAAGCAGCCGTTCGGCGGCACGGCTTTCTACCGGCACCGCAAGACGGGTTTCGAATACATCGACGAGTCGCGCAATGAAACCTACCTGCGCTCGTTACGCGACGAGAACCTGCGGCCACAGATCGCAGGCCCGGGTTACATCAATGGCGATACCGCGCTGTTCGAGCAGGTCGCGCGAGAGGATGGGGTGTTCAATCGCATGCTGGTCTATCGCCGCAATTCGCTGCACTCGGGATGCATCGACGAACGCTTCGTTCCGGATCCCGATCCGCGGACCGGCCGGCTCTCGATCAACAGCTTCCTGGACCTCGTGTCCTAG
- a CDS encoding ParA family protein: protein MQRIVVLNPKGGSGKTTLAINLAAFFAARGDHTLLIDRDPQGSATRWLRKRKVPQPVINGIATFEHDARTTRAWQMRIPEGTEKIVVDSPAAVEARALPELTRDAHKIIVPVLPSDIDIHAASRCIADLLLVAKIKRTENRIGVIANRVRKNTLMFQSLMRFLEKLDIPIVATVRDSQNYVRAAEQGVGIHEMKSYLVREDVAQWETLLAWLEPERVLAEQPAPLQEQPAPEAIPAPEAVIENWDDDPAHDAIFRPHGH, encoded by the coding sequence ATGCAACGCATCGTCGTACTAAACCCTAAAGGGGGCTCCGGTAAGACGACGCTCGCGATCAACCTCGCGGCGTTTTTCGCGGCGCGTGGCGACCACACCTTGTTGATTGATCGCGACCCGCAGGGTTCGGCGACGCGCTGGCTGCGCAAGCGCAAGGTGCCACAGCCCGTCATCAACGGCATCGCCACGTTCGAGCATGACGCCCGCACCACGCGCGCGTGGCAGATGCGCATCCCGGAAGGCACGGAAAAGATCGTCGTCGACAGCCCGGCCGCCGTCGAGGCGCGCGCGCTGCCCGAGCTCACGCGCGATGCGCACAAGATCATCGTTCCGGTGCTGCCGTCGGATATCGACATCCACGCCGCATCGCGCTGCATCGCCGACCTGCTGCTGGTCGCCAAGATCAAGCGCACCGAGAACCGCATCGGCGTCATCGCCAATCGCGTACGCAAGAACACGTTGATGTTCCAGTCGCTGATGCGCTTCCTGGAAAAGCTGGATATCCCCATCGTCGCCACGGTGCGCGACTCGCAGAACTACGTGCGCGCCGCCGAACAAGGCGTCGGGATCCATGAAATGAAGTCCTACCTGGTCAGGGAGGATGTGGCGCAGTGGGAAACGCTGCTCGCCTGGCTCGAACCCGAGCGCGTGCTGGCCGAACAGCCGGCGCCGCTGCAGGAGCAGCCCGCCCCGGAGGCGATCCCGGCCCCCGAAGCGGTGATCGAGAACTGGGACGACGACCCCGCCCACGACGCCATTTTCAGGCCCCACGGCCACTGA